The following are encoded in a window of Nibricoccus aquaticus genomic DNA:
- the lpxA gene encoding acyl-ACP--UDP-N-acetylglucosamine O-acyltransferase yields MIHPSAIVEEGAQLGADCEIHAHAIIRRHAILGDRVVVHPFAVIGGDPQYLKFERATESFVRVGSGTVLREYVTINRAIHAGQATTVGENCFLMSGAHLAHDCAVGNHVVLANNALLAGHVSVGDFAFIGGGAAAHQFTRIGESVMLGGLARITRDLAPYTIVAERDEVSGLNLIGLKRRGVSREAIRELKEAFRAVYSESGNIRELAKRALEGGQFATAEARKFLEFFTSGKRSFARPVRVGRDGSESEAGE; encoded by the coding sequence ATGATTCATCCGTCGGCCATTGTTGAAGAGGGCGCGCAGTTGGGCGCGGACTGCGAGATTCACGCTCATGCGATCATTCGGAGACATGCGATCCTGGGCGACCGTGTGGTGGTGCATCCGTTCGCGGTGATCGGGGGCGATCCGCAGTATTTGAAGTTTGAGCGCGCGACGGAGAGTTTCGTGCGGGTGGGGAGCGGGACGGTATTGCGCGAGTATGTGACGATCAATCGCGCGATTCACGCGGGGCAGGCGACGACGGTGGGGGAGAATTGTTTTTTGATGTCGGGGGCGCATCTGGCGCATGACTGCGCGGTGGGAAATCATGTGGTACTGGCGAACAACGCGTTGCTGGCGGGGCATGTGAGCGTGGGTGATTTTGCGTTTATCGGCGGCGGGGCGGCGGCGCATCAGTTTACGCGGATCGGCGAGAGCGTGATGCTGGGCGGGCTGGCGCGGATCACGCGCGATCTGGCGCCATACACGATCGTGGCGGAGCGCGATGAGGTGTCGGGGCTGAACCTGATTGGGCTGAAGCGGCGCGGAGTTTCGCGCGAGGCGATCAGGGAGCTGAAGGAGGCGTTTCGCGCGGTGTATTCGGAAAGCGGCAACATCCGCGAACTGGCCAAGCGCGCGCTGGAGGGTGGTCAGTTTGCGACGGCGGAGGCGCGGAAGTTTCTGGAGTTTTTCACGAGCGGGAAGCGGAGTTTCGCGCGGCCGGTGCGGGTGGGGCGTGACGGTTCGGAGTCGGAGGCGGGCGAGTGA
- a CDS encoding TIGR03790 family protein has translation MALLPGYFLRVLLAGLAVVMADRTVARAVEDDAAKRVIVLANASSAESMRLARYYAEKRAIPAENIVALPMTLAETIGWREFVDTVYQPLQDELIKRGWVEATGSTLTDEVGRKKYAVLGHRVSYLVTCRGVPLRVEHDQSLYAEVKPLTGTAAFRTNHGAVDAELALVARSGYPINAYVPNPLFQKERPTSLDLGKVIKVSRLDGPGLEAAMGLVDHAIEAEKRGLIGRGYVDVGGPHPEGDQWMEDVVKQLTALDYDMSVDRAPETMSAEARFDAPALYFGWYAWQVNGPFTREGFRFPPGAVALHIHSFSAETLSAVDRTWTGPLVARGVTATVGNVYEPYLTFTHHPHLLLRALARGETWGDAVFYSLRAVSWQCVAIGDPLYRPFKVRFAEQWVKRAELPNGLYPYVILREVRRLERAGQPEQAAGVLREALKERPGMAVLEARLTELSEGGGRAEAK, from the coding sequence ATGGCTCTGCTACCAGGATATTTTTTACGTGTGCTGCTGGCGGGGCTGGCGGTGGTGATGGCAGACAGGACGGTGGCGCGAGCGGTGGAGGACGATGCGGCGAAACGGGTGATCGTGCTGGCGAATGCGAGTTCGGCGGAGTCGATGAGGCTGGCGCGTTATTACGCGGAGAAACGGGCAATCCCGGCGGAGAACATTGTGGCGCTGCCAATGACACTGGCGGAGACGATCGGGTGGCGCGAGTTCGTGGACACGGTGTATCAGCCGTTACAGGACGAACTCATTAAGCGTGGCTGGGTCGAGGCTACGGGCTCGACGCTCACGGATGAGGTGGGGCGGAAAAAATACGCAGTGCTGGGGCATCGGGTGAGTTATCTGGTGACGTGCCGCGGGGTGCCGTTGCGGGTGGAGCACGATCAGAGTCTTTATGCGGAGGTGAAGCCGTTGACGGGGACGGCGGCGTTTCGGACGAATCACGGGGCGGTGGATGCGGAACTGGCACTGGTGGCGCGGAGCGGTTATCCGATCAATGCGTATGTGCCGAATCCGTTGTTTCAGAAGGAGCGGCCGACGTCGCTCGATCTGGGGAAGGTGATCAAGGTGTCGCGGCTCGATGGTCCAGGGCTGGAGGCGGCGATGGGATTGGTGGATCACGCGATCGAGGCGGAGAAGCGAGGGTTGATCGGGCGGGGATATGTCGATGTGGGCGGGCCGCATCCGGAGGGGGATCAGTGGATGGAGGATGTCGTGAAGCAGCTCACTGCGCTCGACTACGACATGAGTGTGGATCGTGCGCCGGAGACGATGTCAGCGGAGGCGCGGTTCGATGCGCCGGCGCTTTATTTTGGGTGGTATGCGTGGCAGGTGAACGGGCCATTTACGCGGGAGGGTTTTCGTTTCCCGCCGGGAGCGGTGGCGTTGCATATCCATAGTTTCTCGGCGGAGACTTTGAGCGCGGTGGACAGGACTTGGACCGGGCCGTTGGTGGCGCGCGGGGTGACGGCGACAGTAGGGAATGTTTATGAGCCGTATCTGACGTTCACGCATCATCCGCATCTGTTGCTGCGTGCGCTGGCGCGCGGGGAGACGTGGGGCGATGCGGTGTTTTATTCGCTGCGGGCGGTGAGCTGGCAGTGCGTGGCGATCGGCGATCCGCTGTACCGGCCGTTCAAGGTGCGGTTCGCGGAGCAGTGGGTGAAGCGGGCGGAGCTGCCAAATGGACTTTATCCGTATGTGATTTTGCGCGAGGTGCGGCGGTTGGAGCGGGCGGGTCAGCCGGAGCAAGCGGCGGGGGTATTGCGGGAGGCATTGAAGGAGCGACCGGGGATGGCGGTGCTGGAGGCGCGGTTGACGGAGTTGAGCGAGGGCGGCGGGCGGGCGGAGGCGAAGTAA
- a CDS encoding N-acetylmuramoyl-L-alanine amidase family protein has protein sequence MTTTRTTITPGRKPEDAGVWWPAYKKLRTLVAIGGLLAVLGGQEVYAIARSTPSRPAAGGASASSAAGVVKLGGIDYVDAAAFGKKAGLKAVWIKAGERLSLRSDTTRVDLEVDSREVMVNGVRVFMGEGARLHKKTVRISKIDAERLLLPIVRPASVTAAVPQLRVIALDAGHGGRDPGKENKKLRVNEKTFTLDVVKRAEKLLTQQGYKVVLTRKSDTYAELGDRPAAAARAGADLFISVHFNAVAANVERVSGTETYTMTPQYQRSASDSTRDSMDAIANPGNVNDHWNALLGYHMQRAMLADLKTSDRGLKRGRLAVLRLATCPAVLVEAGFLSNTSEAKKIATAEYRQKIADAIADGVKAYAAALATARK, from the coding sequence GTGACGACGACGAGGACGACGATCACTCCGGGGCGAAAGCCTGAGGACGCGGGTGTGTGGTGGCCTGCCTATAAAAAACTGCGGACGCTGGTCGCGATAGGCGGGCTGCTCGCGGTTTTGGGCGGGCAGGAGGTTTATGCGATCGCCCGGAGCACGCCCTCGCGGCCTGCGGCGGGCGGGGCGAGTGCGAGCAGCGCGGCGGGAGTCGTGAAGCTGGGCGGGATCGACTACGTGGATGCCGCGGCTTTCGGGAAGAAGGCCGGGCTGAAGGCGGTCTGGATAAAAGCGGGCGAGCGGCTTTCGCTGCGGAGTGACACGACACGGGTGGATCTTGAGGTCGATTCGCGCGAGGTGATGGTGAATGGTGTGCGGGTTTTCATGGGCGAGGGGGCGCGGCTCCATAAAAAAACGGTGCGTATCAGTAAGATCGATGCGGAGCGGTTGCTCCTGCCGATCGTGCGGCCGGCGAGTGTGACGGCGGCGGTGCCGCAGCTGCGGGTGATCGCGCTGGATGCGGGACACGGCGGTCGCGATCCGGGCAAGGAGAACAAGAAGCTGCGTGTGAATGAAAAGACTTTCACGCTCGATGTGGTGAAGCGTGCGGAGAAGTTACTCACGCAGCAGGGGTACAAGGTGGTGCTGACCCGGAAGAGTGACACTTACGCCGAGCTGGGTGACCGGCCGGCGGCGGCGGCGCGGGCGGGGGCGGATTTATTTATCAGCGTTCACTTCAACGCGGTAGCGGCGAATGTGGAGCGGGTGTCGGGGACGGAGACGTACACGATGACGCCGCAGTACCAGCGTTCGGCGAGTGACAGCACCCGGGACTCGATGGATGCGATCGCGAATCCGGGGAACGTGAACGATCACTGGAATGCGCTGCTGGGATATCACATGCAGCGGGCGATGCTGGCGGATTTGAAGACGTCGGATCGCGGATTGAAGCGTGGGCGGCTGGCGGTGTTGCGGCTGGCGACTTGCCCGGCGGTGCTGGTGGAGGCGGGATTTTTATCGAACACGTCGGAGGCGAAAAAAATCGCGACGGCGGAGTACCGGCAGAAAATTGCCGATGCTATCGCGGATGGCGTGAAGGCTTATGCGGCTGCGCTGGCGACGGCGCGGAAGTGA
- the aroB gene encoding 3-dehydroquinate synthase → MVATLTVNLSERSYPILFGVDLAKQVRAKVNELTQAGRKVVVITDRHLARKQADGLHAMFGEVPMLVLEPGEETKSLTELGRVLDFCAEHRVDRAGALFAVGGGVIGDLGGFAAAAFLRGIEFYQIPTTLLAMVDSSVGGKTGINLKAGKNLVGAFHQPRGVFVATGLLATLPAREFAAGMAEVIKYGLLGDANLLEQLEKKPLTVESEELAAVIHRCCEIKAGVVEADERETAKEGGRALLNLGHTFGHAIEQVTGYGVYLHGEAVSIGLAAAARLSAKLGYIGEAEVTRVEKVLAAHALPVRLRAELPLSGLMAAAARDKKVRAGMPRFVVMKTLGDAATQSGIEPALVEACFREVGAV, encoded by the coding sequence ATGGTTGCAACCCTGACCGTAAATCTCAGTGAGCGGAGTTACCCGATCTTGTTTGGCGTCGATCTGGCGAAGCAGGTGCGGGCGAAGGTGAATGAACTCACGCAGGCGGGGCGGAAGGTCGTGGTGATCACGGATCGTCATCTGGCGCGGAAGCAGGCGGATGGGTTGCACGCGATGTTTGGCGAGGTGCCGATGCTGGTGCTGGAGCCGGGGGAGGAGACGAAGTCGCTGACGGAGTTGGGGCGGGTGCTGGATTTTTGCGCGGAGCACCGGGTGGACCGGGCGGGGGCGTTGTTTGCGGTGGGCGGCGGGGTGATCGGGGATTTGGGCGGGTTCGCGGCGGCGGCGTTTTTGCGGGGGATCGAGTTTTATCAGATCCCGACGACGCTCCTCGCGATGGTGGACAGCTCGGTCGGGGGGAAGACGGGGATCAATTTGAAGGCGGGGAAGAATCTCGTGGGGGCGTTTCACCAGCCGCGCGGGGTGTTTGTGGCGACAGGATTACTGGCGACGCTGCCGGCGCGGGAATTTGCAGCGGGGATGGCGGAGGTGATCAAGTATGGGCTTCTTGGAGACGCGAATTTACTGGAGCAGCTGGAGAAAAAACCGCTGACGGTGGAGAGCGAAGAGTTGGCGGCGGTGATCCATCGCTGCTGCGAGATCAAGGCTGGCGTGGTGGAGGCGGATGAGCGCGAAACGGCGAAGGAAGGCGGGCGGGCGCTGCTCAATCTAGGGCACACGTTTGGGCATGCGATCGAGCAGGTCACGGGCTACGGCGTTTACTTGCACGGCGAGGCGGTCTCCATCGGGCTGGCAGCGGCGGCGCGGTTGTCGGCGAAGCTTGGGTACATCGGCGAGGCCGAAGTGACGCGTGTGGAGAAGGTGCTGGCGGCGCACGCGCTGCCGGTGCGGTTGCGCGCGGAGCTGCCGTTGAGCGGGCTGATGGCGGCGGCGGCGCGGGACAAGAAGGTGCGGGCCGGGATGCCGCGTTTCGTGGTCATGAAAACGCTCGGCGATGCGGCGACGCAGTCGGGGATCGAGCCGGCGCTGGTGGAGGCGTGTTTCCGCGAGGTGGGGGCGGTGTAG
- a CDS encoding N-acetylmuramoyl-L-alanine amidase family protein, with translation MFKHGLVFLMAAASGVVADVSANPVRSSPTRPATVIDQPKPVPAEKEETKAAAPVARKSAVKYVEIAEVSALHGLELSWPEPQRRLELTNAEHRIEIEVGSRNMRVDGLRVFLGDPARLVQGKAQVSQVDAERLFMGLLAPVAMGKGRELKVVAIDPGHGGPDTGTENKALGLREKIFALDVSLRLKRVLEAKGYRVVMTRETDIDVGKGARAIIANQAGADVFVSVHFNSVLNDTKTRGAEVFTFAPQFQRSTNAWGPGQPDDTEALPAPVNRFDALSVACAHAIHGALLKSLKAEDRGQKVGHWAVLRALNCPGVLIEAGFLSNEAEGKLIATPEYRRQIAEAIAEGLVAYGAKVAGAEKK, from the coding sequence ATGTTTAAGCACGGATTGGTTTTTTTGATGGCGGCGGCAAGTGGTGTTGTGGCCGATGTGTCGGCGAATCCGGTGCGTTCATCTCCTACGCGGCCGGCAACGGTGATCGATCAGCCGAAGCCGGTTCCGGCGGAGAAGGAGGAAACGAAGGCGGCGGCACCGGTGGCGAGAAAAAGTGCGGTCAAATATGTGGAGATCGCCGAGGTGTCGGCGCTGCACGGATTGGAGTTATCGTGGCCGGAGCCTCAGCGGCGGCTGGAACTTACAAACGCGGAGCACAGGATAGAGATCGAGGTGGGGTCGCGGAACATGCGCGTGGATGGGCTGCGGGTTTTCCTAGGTGATCCGGCGCGACTGGTGCAGGGGAAGGCGCAGGTGAGTCAGGTGGATGCGGAGCGGTTGTTCATGGGTTTGCTCGCGCCGGTTGCGATGGGCAAGGGGCGGGAGTTGAAGGTGGTGGCGATTGATCCGGGTCATGGAGGACCGGATACGGGGACGGAGAACAAGGCGCTGGGTTTGAGAGAGAAGATTTTTGCGCTCGATGTGTCGCTCCGGCTGAAGCGGGTGCTGGAGGCGAAAGGTTATCGCGTGGTGATGACGCGCGAGACGGACATCGATGTGGGCAAGGGAGCGCGGGCGATCATCGCGAATCAGGCGGGCGCGGATGTGTTTGTGAGCGTGCATTTCAACTCGGTGTTGAATGACACGAAGACGCGGGGGGCGGAGGTGTTCACGTTTGCGCCGCAGTTTCAGCGTTCGACGAATGCGTGGGGGCCGGGGCAGCCGGACGACACGGAGGCGTTGCCGGCGCCGGTGAACCGGTTCGACGCGTTGAGCGTGGCGTGCGCGCACGCGATTCACGGGGCGTTGTTGAAGTCGCTCAAGGCCGAGGACCGCGGGCAGAAGGTCGGGCATTGGGCGGTACTGCGGGCCTTGAATTGTCCCGGCGTGCTGATCGAGGCCGGGTTTTTATCCAACGAGGCGGAGGGAAAACTGATCGCTACGCCTGAGTACCGGCGGCAGATCGCGGAGGCGATCGCGGAGGGTTTGGTGGCGTATGGGGCGAAGGTGGCGGGAGCGGAGAAAAAGTAG
- a CDS encoding HesB/IscA family protein, with amino-acid sequence MSAESSVSVSTNVSAAPAVAAVVLREGNENLVKLTEPAGTKVNALIAREKQGDYLRIAITGGGCNGLSYKMRFTGDTKKGDILVRTGGANVLVDAKTALYLKGTVLDYSNKMVGGGFKFANPNAKASCSCGESFSV; translated from the coding sequence ATGTCTGCCGAATCGAGTGTTTCCGTGTCCACGAATGTCTCCGCCGCGCCTGCGGTTGCGGCGGTGGTGTTGCGTGAAGGAAACGAGAATTTAGTGAAGTTGACCGAGCCGGCGGGGACCAAGGTCAATGCGTTGATCGCGCGGGAGAAGCAGGGGGATTATCTGCGGATCGCGATCACGGGCGGCGGCTGTAACGGGCTCAGTTACAAGATGCGCTTCACCGGCGATACCAAGAAGGGTGACATCCTTGTGCGAACAGGCGGGGCGAACGTGTTGGTCGATGCTAAGACGGCGCTCTATCTGAAGGGCACGGTGCTGGACTACTCGAACAAGATGGTTGGCGGGGGGTTCAAGTTCGCCAATCCCAATGCCAAGGCGAGCTGCTCGTGTGGCGAGAGCTTCAGTGTGTGA
- the pdxA gene encoding 4-hydroxythreonine-4-phosphate dehydrogenase PdxA, whose amino-acid sequence MSAKLALTCGDPAGVGPEIIEAWLKAHRAEAREVAVIGPARWVESIDLCGATAVAVAGDGVDADFSAVLGQPSVEGARVALAAMERAAAGTLSGEFSGVVTGPVSKSWLQKAGYAFPGQTEFFAARWGGEPTMAFCGGKLRVVLLTWHIPLREVAGQLTEANIERAVRAADELARAEGVAAPRIGVCGLNPHAGEDGLLGSEERDVIDPVLGRLRGDFPGLSRCEAGDTLFARSLRGEFDVVIALYHDQGLAPLKTVDFDEAVNVTLGLPHVRTSPDHGTAFGIAGKGVASATSFANAVTVARRLINARGGQ is encoded by the coding sequence ATGAGTGCGAAGCTGGCATTGACGTGCGGCGATCCGGCGGGAGTGGGGCCGGAGATTATTGAGGCGTGGTTGAAGGCGCATCGGGCGGAGGCGCGGGAAGTGGCGGTGATCGGGCCGGCGCGGTGGGTGGAGTCGATTGATCTTTGCGGGGCGACGGCGGTGGCCGTGGCCGGAGATGGGGTGGATGCGGATTTTTCTGCGGTGTTAGGGCAGCCGAGTGTCGAGGGGGCGCGAGTGGCGCTGGCGGCGATGGAGCGGGCGGCGGCGGGGACATTGAGTGGGGAATTTTCAGGCGTGGTGACCGGGCCGGTGAGCAAGAGCTGGCTGCAGAAGGCGGGGTATGCGTTTCCGGGGCAGACGGAGTTTTTTGCGGCGAGGTGGGGAGGGGAGCCGACGATGGCGTTCTGTGGCGGGAAGCTGCGGGTGGTGTTGCTGACGTGGCATATTCCGCTGCGCGAGGTGGCGGGGCAGTTGACGGAGGCAAACATTGAGCGGGCGGTGCGAGCGGCAGATGAGCTGGCGCGGGCGGAGGGTGTGGCGGCTCCGAGGATCGGGGTGTGTGGGTTGAATCCGCACGCGGGCGAAGATGGACTGTTGGGATCGGAGGAGCGCGACGTGATTGATCCGGTGCTGGGGAGATTGCGCGGAGATTTTCCGGGGCTGTCGCGGTGCGAGGCGGGGGACACGTTGTTCGCGCGGTCGTTGCGGGGGGAGTTCGATGTGGTGATCGCGCTTTATCACGATCAGGGGCTGGCACCGCTCAAGACGGTGGATTTTGACGAGGCGGTGAATGTGACGCTCGGGTTGCCACATGTGAGGACGAGCCCGGATCATGGGACGGCGTTTGGGATCGCGGGGAAAGGCGTGGCGAGTGCGACGAGTTTCGCGAATGCGGTGACGGTGGCGCGGCGCTTGATAAACGCGCGGGGTGGGCAATAG
- the infC gene encoding translation initiation factor IF-3, whose product MATSFPSSGGSGRPGQYQRRTNNDPFAAIRRNHRIKVPQIRVISPEGKQLGILATDKALALAIQVGLDLVEVAPNATPPVCRIMDFGKYVYEEQKKVSHAKVTASKIKEIEFSARIAENDFHTKIRHAEEFLNHGAKVKLRLKFRGREMAHTEIGFGVITKALSELDGMGHPDSPPKLMGKQINVMLTPLPTNKRKPKYLKEGEVTHDVPSKPGDDDEDDDHSGAKA is encoded by the coding sequence ATGGCAACCTCGTTTCCCTCCTCTGGCGGCAGTGGCCGCCCCGGTCAGTATCAGCGTCGTACAAACAACGACCCCTTTGCGGCGATTCGTCGCAATCATCGCATCAAGGTCCCGCAGATCCGCGTGATCAGCCCTGAAGGCAAACAGCTCGGCATCCTCGCCACTGATAAGGCGCTGGCGCTGGCGATTCAGGTCGGGCTCGACCTCGTGGAAGTTGCGCCGAACGCGACGCCGCCGGTGTGCCGCATCATGGATTTCGGCAAGTACGTGTACGAGGAGCAGAAGAAGGTTTCCCACGCGAAGGTGACGGCGAGCAAGATCAAGGAGATCGAGTTCTCGGCGCGTATCGCGGAGAACGATTTTCATACGAAGATCCGCCACGCGGAAGAATTCCTGAATCATGGCGCGAAGGTGAAGCTGCGCCTGAAGTTCCGCGGTCGCGAGATGGCGCATACGGAGATCGGCTTCGGCGTGATCACGAAGGCGCTGTCGGAGCTCGACGGCATGGGGCATCCGGATTCGCCGCCAAAGCTGATGGGCAAGCAGATCAACGTGATGTTGACGCCGCTGCCTACGAACAAGCGTAAGCCGAAGTACCTCAAGGAAGGCGAAGTCACTCACGACGTTCCGTCGAAGCCAGGTGACGACGACGAGGACGACGATCACTCCGGGGCGAAAGCCTGA
- a CDS encoding ClpP family protease — protein sequence MPMTNLLSSAPTNLPRFDDDDDDEKETPETGKNTGPVAMVIAKKFLEQRKIFLWGAVTDATAKDLTEKLLYLEAIGPGQEITFYLNSPGGSITAGMAVYDTMQLITSPITVVVTGMAASMGSILLSGAPKGRRLLYPHSRVLIHQPLISGRMVGPATDINIQAIEMEKLRAELNQILATASGQPLEKINQDTDRDFYLNAKEAIAYGLADKIVDKI from the coding sequence ATGCCTATGACCAATCTCCTCTCGTCCGCTCCCACCAATCTCCCGCGCTTCGATGACGATGATGACGACGAGAAGGAAACGCCCGAAACCGGCAAAAACACCGGCCCCGTCGCGATGGTCATCGCCAAAAAATTCCTCGAGCAGCGCAAAATCTTCCTCTGGGGCGCCGTCACCGACGCCACCGCCAAAGACCTCACCGAAAAACTTCTCTATCTCGAAGCCATCGGTCCCGGTCAGGAAATCACCTTTTACCTCAACAGCCCCGGTGGCTCCATCACCGCCGGCATGGCCGTTTACGACACCATGCAGCTAATCACTTCGCCGATCACCGTCGTCGTCACGGGTATGGCCGCCTCGATGGGTTCGATCCTTCTCAGCGGAGCCCCTAAAGGCCGCCGTCTTCTTTACCCACACTCGCGCGTCCTCATCCACCAGCCGCTCATCTCCGGCCGCATGGTCGGCCCCGCGACCGACATCAACATCCAGGCCATCGAAATGGAAAAACTCCGCGCCGAGTTGAACCAGATCCTCGCCACCGCCTCCGGCCAGCCCCTCGAGAAAATCAATCAAGACACCGACCGCGATTTCTACCTCAACGCCAAGGAAGCCATCGCCTACGGCCTCGCCGACAAGATCGTCGATAAGATCTAA
- a CDS encoding TonB-dependent siderophore receptor produces the protein MSDRITTNTTSTETAPRFSTSLAPAATIAALVNSFMLTGAAFAQEKAVDLDKLSVEGTTEKPISSPKFTAPLVDTPQTVTVISSEIFNQQAATNLSDVLRNTPGITFTAGENGNVATGDSFFMRGADSSNAIFIDGVRDSGNYSRDTYNIEQVEIAKGPATENGRANPGGYINLKTKTPVAESFQRGTLSYGFDETDADARSRATLDVNEQLPDSPFKGTAVRVNALWQDGGVVGREIAENDRWSIAPSLAIGLGTPTRVSLAYEHFQQNRLPEFGVPSPAIPDVIATDFGSQIDPDSFYGLRTDFDDVTADSATLRVEHDIRSDLRLSNQTVYRFTEREALYTSFSAYSITPPNPVITTPVNGSRQSNFRTNEVLANVTSLSAEFATGSVQHTLATGIEFTTETAYTKKFTGLGTVTPATSINPNPDRALTAFSPVRNGAAEAQVDTAALFLYDTAKLNERWQVTGGLRLENYETHTWDVAAPTTANPSGITDKSGDGTIASGKLGVVYKPTAASSVYLAYGNSARPPMSNNLSPAAAGTPTNTGAESPGAKEQRAEIIELGTKWDFFQGKLSTTAAIFKSKNKNVSIATDAATGDPAAYGSTEVNGLELGITGNITTAWAVFAGYSYLDTQNNNPLSATANNADLQWTPKHSGNLWTTYAFPSSFVIGGGIQYVDSVARQLTTNPAVNASRLPEYWVGSLMASYEITKNITLRLNVENVTDELYARALNNGGGRVYVGAPRSYTLSADLKF, from the coding sequence ATGTCCGACCGCATCACCACCAACACCACTTCCACCGAAACCGCGCCACGCTTCTCCACAAGCCTGGCCCCCGCCGCTACCATCGCCGCCCTGGTCAACAGCTTCATGCTGACCGGCGCCGCCTTCGCGCAGGAAAAAGCCGTCGACCTCGACAAACTCTCCGTCGAAGGCACCACCGAAAAACCCATCTCCTCCCCCAAGTTCACCGCCCCCCTCGTCGACACGCCCCAGACCGTCACGGTCATTTCCTCCGAGATTTTCAATCAACAGGCCGCCACCAACCTCTCCGACGTCCTCCGCAACACCCCCGGCATCACCTTCACCGCCGGCGAAAACGGTAACGTCGCCACCGGCGACAGCTTCTTCATGCGCGGCGCCGATAGCTCCAACGCCATCTTCATCGACGGCGTCCGCGACAGCGGCAACTACAGCCGCGACACCTACAACATCGAGCAGGTCGAAATCGCCAAAGGCCCCGCCACCGAAAACGGCCGCGCCAACCCCGGCGGCTACATCAACCTCAAAACCAAGACCCCGGTCGCTGAAAGCTTCCAACGCGGCACCCTCAGCTACGGCTTCGACGAAACTGACGCCGACGCCCGTTCCCGCGCCACCCTCGACGTCAACGAACAACTCCCCGACAGCCCCTTCAAAGGCACTGCCGTCCGCGTAAACGCCCTCTGGCAGGACGGCGGCGTCGTCGGCCGCGAGATCGCCGAAAACGACCGCTGGTCCATCGCTCCTTCCCTCGCCATCGGCCTCGGCACGCCCACCCGCGTCAGCCTCGCCTACGAACACTTCCAACAAAACCGCCTCCCCGAGTTCGGCGTTCCCTCTCCCGCCATTCCCGATGTCATCGCCACCGACTTCGGTTCGCAGATCGACCCCGATAGCTTCTATGGCCTTCGCACCGACTTCGACGACGTCACCGCCGACTCCGCCACCCTTCGCGTCGAGCACGACATCCGCTCCGACCTCCGCCTGAGCAACCAGACCGTCTACCGCTTCACCGAGCGCGAAGCCCTCTACACCTCCTTCAGCGCCTACAGCATCACCCCGCCCAACCCCGTCATCACCACCCCGGTCAACGGCTCCCGCCAGTCCAACTTCCGCACCAACGAAGTCCTGGCCAACGTCACCAGCCTCTCCGCCGAATTCGCCACCGGCTCCGTCCAGCACACCCTCGCCACCGGCATCGAGTTCACCACCGAGACGGCCTACACCAAAAAATTCACCGGCCTGGGCACCGTGACCCCCGCCACCTCGATCAATCCCAACCCCGACCGCGCCCTCACCGCCTTCTCCCCCGTCCGCAACGGCGCCGCCGAGGCCCAGGTCGATACCGCCGCCCTCTTCCTCTACGACACCGCCAAGCTCAACGAGCGCTGGCAGGTCACCGGCGGCCTCCGCCTCGAAAACTACGAGACCCACACTTGGGACGTCGCCGCCCCCACCACCGCAAACCCCTCCGGCATCACCGACAAATCCGGCGACGGCACCATCGCCTCCGGCAAACTCGGCGTCGTCTACAAGCCCACCGCCGCCAGCAGCGTCTACCTCGCCTACGGCAACTCCGCCCGCCCGCCGATGAGCAACAACCTTTCCCCGGCCGCGGCAGGCACGCCCACCAACACCGGCGCCGAAAGCCCCGGAGCCAAGGAGCAACGCGCCGAAATCATCGAGCTCGGCACCAAGTGGGACTTCTTCCAGGGCAAGCTCTCCACCACCGCCGCCATCTTTAAGAGCAAAAACAAAAACGTCTCCATCGCCACCGACGCCGCCACCGGCGACCCCGCCGCCTACGGCAGCACCGAGGTCAACGGCCTCGAACTCGGCATCACCGGCAACATCACCACCGCCTGGGCCGTCTTTGCCGGCTACTCCTACCTCGACACCCAGAACAACAACCCCCTCAGCGCCACCGCCAACAACGCCGACCTCCAGTGGACGCCCAAACACTCCGGCAACCTCTGGACCACCTACGCCTTCCCCTCGAGCTTCGTCATCGGCGGCGGTATCCAGTACGTCGATTCCGTGGCCCGCCAGCTCACCACCAACCCCGCCGTCAACGCCTCCCGCCTCCCCGAATACTGGGTCGGCAGCCTGATGGCGTCCTACGAAATCACCAAGAACATCACCCTGCGCCTCAACGTGGAAAACGTCACCGACGAACTCTACGCCCGCGCCCTCAATAACGGTGGCGGCCGCGTCTACGTCGGCGCCCCCCGCTCCTACACCCTCAGCGCCGATCTAAAATTCTAA